The Aneurinibacillus sp. REN35 genomic interval CTGCTTGTCGACGGTGTCGTTGCTTCCATCGGCACAGCAAATATGGATATCCGAAGCTTTCAGCATAACTTTGAAGTGAATGCGATTTTGTATAACAGCAACTCTGTGTATAAACTTGAAGAGGATTTTATTCAAGACCTTATGGACAGTAGGGAATTGACCTTAGAAGAGTATAAGAAGAGACCCTGGCATCACCGTATTCTTGAATCCATTGCCAGGCTCTTATCTCCGCTGCTATAAAATAATAAAGAACAGGGATAAAAACACGTCTGTGCTTTTATCCCTGATTTTTTTTGCTGTATGATTTGCCTTCAGATGATTATCTCGCAAGTGGATAGCTGTCCGACTTTCCCGCCGCTATCTGCCCAATCGGCAAAATTTCATAGCGATTCTTATTCTGATATTTATGGATACGAATTAGCTGTTTTTCTTCTAGGCTCTTAATTTTTCTTTCCACGGTGTTTTTGTTCATGTTACATCGAGCGGCAATTTTACGAATGGACGGCATCCATTTCTCCTCACTGCGCTGCACAATTTGCATAAGAAATACATAAATCATGAACTCAAACGGGTCTAAGCCTAATGCGAATAAATCATTAACATCGTTTATATCCATCCTTTCACCTCTTTTATGTCCGTATTTTCTACTTCTATTATTTCTGATTTCTACTCCCAATTTCAAGACCTTCT includes:
- a CDS encoding helix-turn-helix domain-containing protein; its protein translation is MDINDVNDLFALGLDPFEFMIYVFLMQIVQRSEEKWMPSIRKIAARCNMNKNTVERKIKSLEEKQLIRIHKYQNKNRYEILPIGQIAAGKSDSYPLAR